One window from the genome of Nicotiana sylvestris chromosome 9, ASM39365v2, whole genome shotgun sequence encodes:
- the LOC138878087 gene encoding uncharacterized protein: MEPTQFATSAYPQPPRYEFTVEQEKIAKTPEQEKITRKMRSIEQSIKNIQSLSRQKSVSYADLCMFPHVHLPLGFKTPKFEKYDGHGDPLAHLKRYCNQLRGVGRKEEFLMAYFRESLVGIASEWYMDQDISRWHIWDDLARDFVRQFQYNIDIDPDRNSLTNIKKKSSESFREYAVKWREQASRRAVEDLIEQKIIVLRDEDIPNVTNNPLPAHNNGPVIGMIYEDKEFDQALKAIIAIADMEKKPKVVAKQDKGEKKSKTTPQKTEKKVEVEIGAAPSQDVVLYVPRGRKKE; the protein is encoded by the exons aTGGAACCAACCCAGTTTGCTACTAGTGCTTATCCTCAGCCTCCTCGGTACGAGTTTACCGTAGAGCAGGAGAAAATTGCAAAAACCCCTGAACAAGAGAAGATTACAAGAAAAATGAGAAGCATAGAGCAGAGCATCAAGAATATACAAAGTCTAAGTAGGCAAAAGAGCGTATCTTATGctgacctatgcatgttcccacATGTACATCTACCCTtaggtttcaaaaccccaaagtttgagaaatatgatgggcatGGGGATCCCCttgcccacctcaaaaggtattgcaaccagttgcggggagTGGGCAGAAAAGAAGAGTTCCTCATGGCCTACTTCAGAGAGAGTTTGGTCGGCATCGcgtcagaatggtatatggaccaagatatATCCCGTTGGCATATCTGGGATGACCTAGCTCGGGactttgtcaggcagtttcaatacaacatcgacattgacCCGGACAGAAACTCATTGACAAATATAAAGAAGAAGTCCTCtgaaagcttccgagagtacgcTGTCAAGTGGCGTGAGCAAgcctccagg AGGGCTGTGGAAGATCTGATAGAACAAAAGataatagtgctaagggacgaagataTTCCTAATGTAACCAATAATCCACTACCGGCTCACAATAACGGAccggttattggaatgatttatgaagATAAGGAGTTTGACCAAGccttgaaagccatcattgccatAGCCGATATGGAAAAGAAGCCAAAAGTTGTTGCAAAACAAGACAAGGGCGAGAAAAAGAGCAAAACCACCCCTCAGAAGACGGAAAAGAAAGTGGAAGTTGAAATTGGGGCAGCGCCCTCCCAGGATGTCGTTCTCTATGTCCCTCGAGGCCGCAAGAAAGAATAG
- the LOC138878086 gene encoding uncharacterized protein: protein MFFDGAVNAKGVVIGAILISPTGQHYPATTRLWFFYTNNTVEYEACIIGMNMEIDQDVEELLIMGDSDLIILQAQGEWETRDVNNPYRQHVEDLGKRFKSIEFRYIPRCHNELAYALAPLASMFPYPGNARINPLEIQIRERHDYCNTVEAEPNVQTWYHDIKRFLKTKEYPQ, encoded by the coding sequence atgttctttgatggggcagtaaacgcaaaaggtgttgTAATTGgagcaatcttgatctcacccactggtcagcattatccagccacaacCCGACTTTGGTTCTTCTACACGAACAACACTgtcgagtacgaagcctgcattaTAGGTATGAACATGGaaatcgaccaagatgtcgaagaactgttaatcatgggagactcggatctAATTATCCtacaagctcaaggagaatgggaaacccgagatgtcaATAATCCttataggcaacatgtggaagatcttggcaagcgattcaaatcaatagagttcaggtacatccctcgttGCCACAATGAACTAGCTTATGCCCTTGCCCCTTTAGCCTCGATGTTTCCATACCCAGGTAATGCCCGCATtaatcccttggaaatccaaattagGGAAAGGCACGACTACTGTAATACGGTTGAGGCAGAACCAAATGTTCAaacatggtatcatgacatcaaaagatttttgaaaactaaaGAATACCCCCAgtaa